In Ilumatobacter fluminis, the following proteins share a genomic window:
- a CDS encoding FtsW/RodA/SpoVE family cell cycle protein, which yields MSVRTVVQYRRQTELTLIVMAAAIVGVAYTLASLGANSVIPARMGPFLGLVLILIAVAHIAVRKLARGADGTLLPLAFLLHGLGFVMITRLDEDLAGFQALWSLIAVGAFCATLLFVQRAIDLARYKWTLFFIGAGMLLLPMLPGLGYAAGGARIWVSVGPINFQPGEFAKLALAIFFAAYLADRRELIAASTWKVGPLRLPEPQHILPLVVAWGFAVLVMVGQRDLGSSLLFFTLFVVMLWVATERNIYLILGIVLFSGAAYVAWRLFDHVQTRVSIWLDPWEDEYGSGFQIVQALYGIGDGGITGTGLGRGSPDKVPLAQNDFIFAAITEEMGLIGATSILMAYLLLIGAGFRIAIRTDRTFEKLLATGLTTIVGIQAFIIIGGVIKLVPLTGITLPFVSYGGSSLLANYILLALLIRLSDAGAIRRGERTDDPTPRERWAAWKLRRAERKLAS from the coding sequence ATGAGCGTTCGCACGGTCGTCCAGTACCGCCGGCAGACCGAGCTCACCCTGATCGTGATGGCTGCGGCCATCGTCGGCGTCGCCTACACCCTGGCGTCGCTCGGCGCGAACTCGGTGATCCCGGCCCGGATGGGGCCCTTCCTCGGGCTCGTCCTGATCCTCATCGCCGTCGCCCACATCGCCGTCCGCAAGCTGGCCCGTGGCGCCGACGGCACCCTGCTGCCGCTCGCGTTCCTCCTCCACGGTCTCGGGTTCGTCATGATCACCCGACTCGACGAAGACCTGGCCGGCTTCCAGGCGTTGTGGTCGCTCATCGCCGTCGGCGCGTTCTGCGCCACCCTCCTGTTCGTCCAGCGGGCGATCGACCTCGCCCGCTACAAGTGGACCCTGTTCTTCATCGGCGCCGGCATGTTGCTGCTCCCGATGCTGCCCGGGCTGGGATACGCGGCGGGCGGCGCCCGCATCTGGGTCAGCGTCGGGCCGATCAACTTCCAGCCGGGCGAGTTCGCCAAGCTCGCGTTGGCGATCTTCTTCGCCGCCTACCTCGCCGACCGGCGGGAGCTGATCGCCGCCTCCACGTGGAAGGTCGGCCCACTCCGGCTCCCCGAACCGCAGCACATCCTGCCGCTCGTCGTGGCGTGGGGCTTCGCCGTGCTGGTGATGGTCGGCCAGCGCGATCTTGGCTCGTCACTGCTGTTCTTCACCCTGTTCGTGGTGATGCTGTGGGTCGCGACCGAACGCAACATCTACCTGATCCTCGGCATCGTGCTGTTCAGCGGTGCTGCGTACGTGGCGTGGCGGCTGTTCGACCATGTGCAGACCCGTGTCTCGATCTGGCTCGACCCGTGGGAGGACGAGTACGGCAGCGGCTTCCAGATCGTGCAGGCCCTCTACGGCATCGGCGACGGCGGCATCACCGGCACCGGCCTCGGCCGCGGCTCACCCGACAAGGTGCCGCTCGCCCAGAACGACTTCATCTTCGCGGCGATCACCGAGGAGATGGGGCTCATCGGTGCCACCTCGATCCTGATGGCGTACCTGCTCTTGATCGGTGCGGGGTTTCGGATCGCGATCCGCACCGACCGCACGTTCGAGAAGCTGCTGGCGACCGGCCTCACCACGATCGTCGGCATCCAGGCGTTCATCATCATCGGTGGCGTCATCAAGCTGGTGCCGCTCACCGGCATCACCCTGCCGTTCGTGTCGTACGGCGGTTCGTCGTTGCTCGCCAACTACATCCTGCTGGCGCTGCTGATCCGGTTGTCCGACGCCGGAGCGATCCGCCGCGGCGAACGCACCGACGACCCGACGCCCCGCGAACGGTGGGCCGCGTGGAAACTGCGCCGAGCAGAGCGGAAACTGGCGTCATGA
- a CDS encoding cell division protein CrgA: MAPPKRKTGGGRVTPKGTRPGEGQRIANPEENERGVHTSSRYTPPVTSEMREPKPWIPVLMLVLLGLGMVIIIVRNLGLVDGNWPLFIGLGCFLGGLYTATKWR, translated from the coding sequence GTGGCACCTCCGAAGCGCAAGACCGGCGGCGGCCGTGTGACCCCGAAGGGAACCCGTCCCGGCGAGGGCCAGCGGATCGCCAACCCCGAAGAGAACGAGCGCGGCGTACACACGTCGTCTCGCTACACCCCACCGGTGACGTCGGAGATGCGCGAGCCGAAGCCGTGGATCCCGGTGCTGATGCTCGTCCTGCTCGGGCTCGGCATGGTGATCATCATCGTGCGCAACCTCGGCTTGGTCGACGGCAACTGGCCGCTCTTCATCGGCCTCGGTTGCTTCCTCGGCGGTCTCTACACCGCCACCAAGTGGCGCTAG
- a CDS encoding anthranilate synthase component II translates to MTRVLVIDSYDSFVYNLVQYLGELGADPIVHRNDQITVDEALAIEPDAVLISPGPGRPETSGIICDAIGAFADAGTPVLGVCLGHQAIGHVYGADVVRAPELMHGKTSPIEHEGAGVFAGLPTPLTATRYHSLVLDPDTVPDELEVTARSVDGIVMGVRHREHDVEGVQFHPESILTGCGHDLLRTFLARAN, encoded by the coding sequence GTGACCCGGGTGCTCGTCATCGACTCGTACGACTCGTTCGTCTACAACCTCGTCCAGTACCTGGGTGAGCTCGGGGCCGACCCGATCGTGCATCGCAACGATCAGATCACGGTCGACGAAGCACTGGCCATCGAACCCGACGCCGTCTTGATCTCACCCGGGCCGGGTCGGCCCGAGACGTCCGGCATCATCTGCGACGCGATCGGAGCCTTCGCCGACGCCGGCACGCCGGTGCTCGGGGTGTGCCTCGGCCATCAGGCGATCGGCCACGTCTACGGCGCCGACGTCGTGCGAGCGCCCGAGCTGATGCACGGCAAGACGTCGCCGATCGAGCACGAGGGGGCCGGGGTGTTCGCCGGTCTGCCGACGCCGCTCACCGCGACGCGGTACCACTCCCTCGTGCTCGACCCCGACACCGTGCCCGACGAGCTCGAGGTGACCGCCCGCTCGGTCGACGGGATCGTGATGGGTGTCCGCCACCGTGAGCACGACGTCGAGGGTGTGCAGTTCCACCCCGAGAGCATCCTCACCGGCTGCGGCCACGACCTCCTCCGTACCTTCCTCGCCCGCGCCAACTGA
- a CDS encoding TIGR03792 family protein encodes MPDALYRFTSGERLPVEVLVFDVDPAHLDEFLRVDHEVWTLGEALLPGFERIPFLSKEVWVDDAHPGRVHLVFVWESMAAWERVGDTEIQRRLQAEFDERFTHPVTLVAALHEDSNFGIHRVSRFERPDQP; translated from the coding sequence ATGCCCGACGCGCTGTACCGATTCACGTCGGGCGAGCGGCTGCCGGTCGAGGTCCTCGTCTTCGACGTCGACCCGGCGCATCTCGACGAGTTCCTCCGCGTCGACCACGAGGTCTGGACGCTCGGCGAGGCGTTGCTGCCGGGATTCGAGCGAATCCCCTTCCTGTCGAAGGAAGTGTGGGTCGACGACGCCCACCCCGGGCGGGTGCACCTGGTGTTCGTGTGGGAGTCGATGGCGGCGTGGGAGCGTGTCGGCGACACCGAGATCCAGCGCCGTCTGCAAGCCGAGTTCGACGAGCGCTTCACCCACCCGGTCACGCTGGTCGCCGCACTCCACGAGGACTCGAACTTCGGCATCCACCGAGTCAGCCGATTCGAACGCCCCGACCAGCCCTGA
- the pknB gene encoding Stk1 family PASTA domain-containing Ser/Thr kinase, producing MSESGKATVISDRYEIHKRVGRGGMADVFLAKDLLLDRQVAIKILFPEFAVDPNFVERFRREAQAAANLSHPNIVNVYDWGKYEGTYFIAMEYVQGRSLAEILKTNQQLTPKQAAEIASEVAAALGFAHEAGLAHRDIKPANIMVGANGQVKVADFGIARAMNAGTESNLTQAGSVMGTASYFSPEQAQGAQPDPRSDLYSLGIVMYEMVAGRPPFTGENPVAIAYKQVHDKPTPLNQLVEGMPRPFEAIVAKLLAKDPKLRYPSAHALRDDLRRFRNGEQVQALVAAAARPGTPAAGMARPGTAAAAGAAAAAAAAATTVGTTPPGVDPATRTAHAHPQIAGAPTNALPAQPNADITTLPPGASPEARYYQDSNSRTGWYALAAFIALVALVAGGVLLYQGLTQESDDVSAARTLDDYTGQPLDSVTQALTSLGLEYRVFAEENPTVPEEFVHRTVPGPGTIVTEGQVVEVYYNPTAALVTVPNVAGRTLEEAAALLGNEGFEIAETSELSDVAEGLVIRTEPPADSRVPQDTVITVVVSGGPDQVAIPPIIIGDPEAEARALLESDQYGLLVTVTTQVDEVIPAGTVISTNPPPNTLVDRGSTVELIVSSGPGQVRVPPLVGLSEGQARNLLADEGLGIEPQYRELEPGDPNDGTVLEQSIPPNQEVDKGTVVGVVIGQARVAETTTTTSTTTTTTTTTTVPPTTTTTAPATTTSSTAAP from the coding sequence ATGAGTGAGAGCGGCAAAGCGACGGTCATCAGCGACCGATACGAGATCCACAAGCGGGTCGGGCGCGGCGGCATGGCCGACGTGTTCCTCGCCAAGGACCTCCTGCTCGACCGCCAGGTCGCCATCAAGATCCTGTTCCCCGAGTTCGCGGTCGACCCGAACTTCGTGGAACGGTTCCGTCGCGAGGCGCAGGCCGCCGCCAACCTCAGCCACCCCAACATCGTCAACGTGTACGACTGGGGCAAGTACGAGGGCACCTACTTCATCGCGATGGAGTACGTGCAGGGCCGCAGCCTCGCCGAGATCCTCAAGACGAATCAGCAGCTGACGCCGAAGCAGGCGGCCGAGATCGCCAGCGAGGTCGCCGCCGCCCTCGGGTTCGCCCACGAGGCCGGGCTCGCCCACCGCGACATCAAGCCGGCCAACATCATGGTCGGCGCCAACGGCCAGGTGAAGGTCGCCGACTTCGGTATCGCCCGCGCCATGAACGCCGGCACCGAATCGAACCTGACCCAGGCCGGGTCGGTCATGGGTACGGCCAGCTACTTCAGCCCCGAACAGGCCCAGGGCGCCCAGCCCGACCCGCGCAGCGACCTGTACTCGCTCGGCATCGTGATGTACGAGATGGTGGCCGGTCGGCCGCCGTTCACCGGCGAGAACCCGGTCGCGATCGCCTACAAGCAGGTGCACGACAAGCCGACGCCGCTCAACCAGCTGGTCGAGGGCATGCCGCGCCCGTTCGAGGCGATCGTCGCCAAGCTGCTCGCGAAGGATCCCAAGCTGCGCTACCCGAGCGCACACGCGCTGCGCGACGACCTGCGCCGGTTCCGCAACGGCGAGCAGGTGCAGGCACTCGTCGCCGCCGCCGCCCGACCGGGCACGCCGGCTGCGGGCATGGCTCGTCCCGGCACCGCTGCCGCCGCCGGGGCTGCCGCTGCAGCTGCTGCGGCTGCCACCACGGTCGGGACGACGCCGCCGGGAGTCGACCCGGCCACCCGCACGGCCCACGCCCATCCCCAGATCGCCGGCGCCCCGACCAACGCCCTGCCGGCGCAGCCGAACGCCGACATCACCACCTTGCCGCCCGGCGCGTCGCCCGAGGCCCGCTACTACCAGGACTCCAACAGCCGCACCGGCTGGTACGCCCTCGCTGCGTTCATCGCGCTAGTGGCCCTCGTCGCCGGTGGCGTGCTCCTGTACCAGGGGCTCACGCAGGAGAGCGACGACGTCTCCGCCGCCCGCACCCTCGACGACTACACGGGTCAGCCGCTCGACAGCGTCACCCAGGCACTCACCTCGCTCGGGCTCGAGTACCGCGTGTTCGCCGAGGAGAACCCGACCGTGCCGGAGGAGTTCGTGCACCGGACGGTGCCCGGTCCCGGCACGATCGTGACCGAAGGTCAGGTCGTCGAGGTGTACTACAACCCGACGGCGGCCCTCGTCACCGTGCCGAACGTCGCCGGGCGAACGCTCGAGGAGGCAGCCGCGCTCCTCGGCAACGAGGGATTCGAGATCGCGGAGACATCCGAGTTGAGCGACGTCGCCGAAGGGCTCGTCATCCGCACCGAGCCGCCCGCCGACAGCCGCGTCCCGCAGGACACCGTCATCACCGTCGTCGTGTCGGGTGGCCCCGACCAGGTGGCGATCCCGCCGATCATCATCGGCGACCCCGAGGCCGAGGCCCGCGCCCTGCTCGAATCCGACCAGTACGGACTGCTCGTCACCGTCACCACGCAGGTCGACGAGGTCATCCCGGCCGGCACCGTGATCAGCACGAACCCGCCACCGAACACCTTGGTCGACCGCGGTTCGACGGTCGAACTGATCGTCAGTTCGGGCCCAGGTCAGGTGCGGGTGCCGCCGCTGGTCGGCTTGTCGGAAGGTCAGGCACGCAACCTGCTCGCCGACGAGGGTCTCGGCATCGAACCGCAGTACCGCGAGCTCGAACCGGGCGATCCGAACGACGGCACGGTGCTCGAGCAGAGCATCCCGCCGAACCAGGAAGTCGACAAGGGCACCGTCGTCGGTGTCGTGATCGGTCAGGCACGCGTCGCCGAGACGACGACCACGACCTCCACCACGACCACCACGACGACGACCACCACGGTCCCCCCGACGACCACCACGACGGCGCCCGCCACCACCACGTCGTCGACCGCCGCGCCCTGA
- a CDS encoding peptidoglycan D,D-transpeptidase FtsI family protein — MNRKIRQLAVVLMGLYVALFAALNYWAVDRTDELASEPGNTRAVIKEFDTPRGQIVTADGVVVARSTPIDDPESDVAYQREYPTGDLFAQIVGYYTFGLGSTQLERSKSDVLTGDTFTQQVRALGDLLSTENDQSGEIRLTLREDMQQVAKFLLGQRQGSIVLMDVETGALISMWSWPSFDPNRVADPDYDAAFEYVTELQEDERDPLLANAYMQRYMPGSTFKILTTGAGLDSGTITPETTWPYETEWVPPQTDDPIMNYGGTSCGGDLAEVFRRSCNIPFAKIAVDMGPDQYPEYIDRWGVEEDVPIDLPRPAASTLGNTDDLDERLPILAISGFGQAEVQMVPLHMAMAAGAVANDGEMMSPFVVDAELDHDGRVISRTQPDVWKRPISRQSAEIIQDLMVQVAESGTASCCIALEGGIPVAAKTGTAQLNGPGEPERSHAWITAYAPADDPKYVVAVIIQGTNAEISASTGGRLAGPVAKAMLDEMFRIDPPTPAGAPATEPQP, encoded by the coding sequence ATGAACCGGAAGATCCGACAGCTGGCCGTCGTCTTGATGGGGTTGTACGTGGCGTTGTTCGCCGCGCTCAACTACTGGGCCGTCGACCGCACCGACGAACTGGCGTCCGAGCCGGGCAACACCCGCGCCGTCATCAAGGAGTTCGACACGCCACGCGGGCAGATCGTCACCGCCGACGGCGTGGTCGTGGCCCGCTCCACGCCGATCGACGACCCCGAGAGCGACGTCGCCTACCAGCGCGAATACCCGACCGGCGATCTGTTCGCCCAGATCGTCGGCTACTACACGTTCGGTCTCGGCTCGACCCAACTCGAACGTTCGAAGTCCGACGTGCTCACCGGCGACACGTTCACCCAGCAGGTGCGCGCTCTCGGCGACCTCCTGTCGACCGAGAACGACCAGTCCGGCGAGATCCGCCTCACGCTCCGCGAAGACATGCAGCAGGTCGCCAAATTCCTGCTCGGTCAGCGGCAGGGGTCGATCGTGTTGATGGACGTCGAGACCGGCGCACTGATCTCGATGTGGTCGTGGCCGAGCTTCGACCCGAACCGGGTGGCCGACCCCGACTACGACGCGGCGTTCGAGTACGTCACCGAGCTGCAGGAGGACGAACGCGACCCGCTCCTGGCGAACGCCTACATGCAGCGGTACATGCCGGGCTCGACGTTCAAGATCCTCACCACCGGCGCCGGCCTCGACTCGGGCACGATCACGCCCGAGACGACGTGGCCGTACGAGACCGAGTGGGTACCGCCCCAGACGGACGACCCGATCATGAACTACGGCGGCACGAGCTGCGGCGGCGACCTGGCCGAAGTCTTCCGTCGGTCGTGCAACATCCCGTTCGCCAAGATCGCGGTCGACATGGGCCCCGACCAGTACCCCGAGTACATCGACCGGTGGGGTGTCGAAGAGGACGTACCGATCGACCTGCCCCGCCCGGCGGCCAGCACCCTCGGCAACACCGACGACCTCGACGAGCGGCTGCCGATCCTCGCCATCAGCGGGTTCGGTCAGGCCGAGGTGCAGATGGTGCCGTTGCACATGGCGATGGCGGCCGGCGCCGTGGCGAACGACGGCGAGATGATGAGCCCGTTCGTCGTCGACGCCGAACTCGATCACGACGGCCGGGTGATCAGCCGCACCCAGCCCGACGTGTGGAAGCGGCCGATCAGCCGCCAGTCGGCCGAGATCATCCAGGACCTGATGGTGCAGGTCGCCGAGTCGGGCACGGCCAGCTGCTGCATCGCCCTCGAGGGCGGGATCCCGGTCGCCGCCAAGACCGGCACGGCCCAGCTCAACGGCCCGGGCGAGCCCGAACGGTCGCACGCCTGGATCACCGCCTATGCGCCGGCCGACGATCCCAAGTACGTGGTCGCCGTCATCATCCAGGGCACGAACGCCGAGATCTCGGCCAGCACCGGCGGCCGCCTCGCCGGGCCCGTCGCCAAGGCGATGCTCGACGAGATGTTCCGCATCGACCCGCCGACCCCGGCCGGGGCACCTGCGACGGAGCCACAACCGTGA
- a CDS encoding thiolase family protein, producing the protein MSTAVIVDAVRTPLGKRNGRLREWHPVDLASVVLEALRERADLDPAVVDDVIMGCVMQVGEQAINVARNAVLAAGWPDTVPGTTVDRQCGSSQQAAHFAAQGVMAGSYDVVVAGGVEVMTRVPMGSSMADGRYGYPFGPKLGARYAPAGGLVPQGVSAELVADEWDVSRDEMDRIGFESQRRAARAVSEGRFEREIVPLVDAAGSTMTDDEGIRPTDLETLSRLKPVFVPAESGGRVTAGNSSQITDGAAAVLITSEEAAHRLGLRPRARFVEFAVAGADPRLMLTAPIPATRKVLERAGLTLDDIDLIEINEAFAAVVAAWQRETGADLDKVNVNGGAIALGHPLGCSGARLLTTLLHELERTGGRYGLQVMCEGGGMANATIIERLDA; encoded by the coding sequence ATGTCCACCGCCGTGATCGTCGATGCGGTCCGCACCCCACTCGGCAAGCGCAACGGCCGCCTGCGCGAGTGGCATCCGGTCGACCTCGCATCGGTCGTACTCGAGGCGCTCCGCGAGCGGGCCGACCTCGACCCGGCCGTCGTCGACGACGTGATCATGGGCTGCGTGATGCAGGTCGGCGAACAGGCCATCAACGTCGCCCGCAACGCAGTGCTCGCCGCCGGCTGGCCCGACACCGTGCCCGGCACCACCGTCGACCGTCAGTGCGGATCGAGCCAGCAGGCGGCGCACTTCGCCGCCCAGGGCGTGATGGCCGGTTCGTACGACGTGGTCGTCGCCGGGGGCGTGGAGGTGATGACCAGGGTGCCGATGGGCTCGTCGATGGCCGACGGCCGGTACGGCTACCCGTTCGGCCCGAAGCTCGGCGCCCGCTACGCACCCGCCGGCGGGCTGGTGCCTCAGGGCGTGTCGGCCGAGTTGGTCGCCGACGAGTGGGACGTCAGCCGCGACGAGATGGACCGGATCGGTTTCGAGTCGCAGCGCCGGGCGGCGCGAGCGGTGTCGGAGGGCCGGTTCGAGCGTGAGATCGTGCCGCTCGTCGACGCTGCCGGATCGACGATGACCGACGACGAGGGCATCCGTCCGACCGACCTCGAGACGCTCTCCCGGCTGAAGCCGGTGTTCGTCCCGGCCGAGTCGGGCGGGCGCGTGACCGCCGGCAACTCCAGCCAGATCACCGACGGCGCCGCCGCCGTGTTGATCACGAGCGAGGAAGCCGCGCACCGGTTGGGGCTCCGACCGCGAGCCCGATTCGTCGAGTTCGCCGTCGCCGGCGCCGACCCGCGGCTGATGCTCACCGCCCCCATCCCGGCGACGCGCAAGGTGCTCGAACGGGCCGGCCTGACCCTCGACGACATCGACCTGATCGAGATCAACGAGGCGTTCGCGGCCGTCGTCGCGGCGTGGCAGCGCGAGACGGGGGCCGATCTCGACAAGGTCAACGTCAACGGTGGCGCCATCGCACTCGGGCATCCGCTCGGGTGCTCCGGTGCCCGCCTGCTCACCACGCTCCTGCACGAGCTCGAGCGGACCGGCGGGCGATACGGCCTCCAGGTCATGTGCGAGGGCGGCGGCATGGCCAACGCCACCATCATCGAGCGTCTCGACGCCTGA
- a CDS encoding Stp1/IreP family PP2C-type Ser/Thr phosphatase, with product MAELRWGAATHEGQLRSQNEDHHYVGENLFVVADGMGGHLAGEVASEMAVDRLRDNLPGDADNTLDQLVAAIDEANDEIYDGSMHNPDQAGMGTTVTAVAVVADPHDGEAFGIANVGDSRGYVMRHARLRQLTIDHSFVQELVAEGAISREEARYHPRRNIVTRALGIEPGVRVDSWTMPIFQGDRILLCSDGLVDEITDDHITEVLLEHPDPNEAAQALVDAANEAGGRDNITVVIIDVVEGDDPPDPTEEFDVVPLWADDDGDDTGEVQIVADPLPDDEHDDANDDDGDGDEHDDTTGVIAATAAVAAVTADESTDAATGTDVDAAGDTVEVDEPQLPPADDGAPAVVPTPPPVATPKRKRSRTQGFFRFLLILGVAAVLVLGFVIMAAWARSGYFVAFDEQDRVVVYQGREDGFLWFEPTPEAYGQYTRDELDDESIALVEDNVHFESRDNAKAFVAQRLSPRSELDDSSEGGEPATSSADSSGTSSATSSPGDG from the coding sequence ATGGCCGAGCTGCGCTGGGGAGCCGCCACCCACGAGGGACAGCTGCGCTCCCAGAACGAAGATCACCACTACGTCGGTGAGAACCTGTTCGTCGTCGCCGACGGCATGGGCGGCCATCTGGCGGGCGAGGTCGCCAGCGAGATGGCGGTCGACCGCCTCCGTGACAACCTGCCCGGCGACGCCGACAACACGCTCGATCAGTTGGTCGCCGCGATCGACGAGGCGAACGACGAGATCTACGACGGGTCGATGCACAACCCCGATCAGGCGGGCATGGGCACGACCGTCACGGCCGTGGCGGTCGTCGCCGATCCGCACGACGGGGAGGCGTTCGGCATCGCGAACGTCGGCGACTCGCGCGGCTACGTCATGCGACACGCCCGCCTGCGCCAGCTGACGATCGACCACAGCTTCGTGCAGGAACTCGTCGCCGAGGGCGCGATCTCGCGCGAGGAGGCCCGCTACCACCCGCGCCGCAACATCGTCACCCGGGCGCTCGGCATCGAGCCGGGCGTGCGCGTCGACTCGTGGACGATGCCGATCTTCCAGGGCGACCGAATCCTGTTGTGCTCCGACGGGCTCGTCGACGAGATCACCGACGATCACATCACCGAGGTCCTGCTCGAGCATCCCGATCCGAACGAGGCCGCGCAGGCGCTGGTCGATGCCGCCAACGAGGCTGGCGGACGCGACAACATCACCGTCGTCATCATCGATGTCGTCGAAGGTGACGACCCGCCCGACCCGACCGAGGAGTTCGACGTCGTCCCGCTGTGGGCCGACGACGACGGCGACGACACCGGCGAGGTCCAGATCGTCGCCGACCCGCTCCCCGACGACGAGCACGACGACGCGAACGACGACGACGGTGATGGCGACGAGCACGACGACACGACCGGGGTGATCGCCGCCACGGCCGCCGTCGCAGCCGTCACCGCCGACGAGTCGACCGATGCTGCGACCGGCACCGACGTCGATGCTGCCGGCGACACCGTCGAGGTCGACGAGCCGCAGCTCCCGCCCGCCGACGACGGCGCACCGGCCGTCGTGCCGACCCCGCCACCGGTCGCCACCCCGAAACGCAAGCGCAGCCGCACCCAGGGCTTCTTCCGATTCCTGCTGATCCTCGGCGTCGCCGCCGTGCTCGTGCTCGGCTTCGTGATCATGGCGGCCTGGGCGCGCAGCGGGTACTTCGTGGCGTTCGACGAGCAGGACCGAGTCGTCGTCTACCAGGGTCGCGAAGACGGCTTCCTCTGGTTCGAGCCGACCCCCGAGGCGTACGGGCAGTACACCCGCGACGAACTCGACGACGAGTCGATCGCACTCGTCGAGGACAACGTCCACTTCGAATCTCGCGACAACGCGAAGGCGTTCGTGGCCCAGCGTCTCAGCCCCCGCTCCGAACTCGACGACTCGAGCGAAGGGGGCGAACCGGCCACGTCATCGGCCGACAGCTCCGGCACTTCGTCCGCCACGTCGAGTCCGGGCGACGGCTAG